The following are encoded together in the Streptomyces asoensis genome:
- the upp gene encoding uracil phosphoribosyltransferase, whose product MRLHVVDHPLVAHKLTTLRDERTDSATFRRLADELVTLLAYEATRDVRTEQVDINTPVARTTGVKLSYPRPLVVPILRAGLGMLDGMMRLLPTAEVGFMGMIRNEETLEASTYATRMPEDLLGRQVYVLDPMLATGGTLVAAIRELIRRGADDVTAVVLLAAPEGVELMERELAGTPVTVVTAAVDDHLNEHGYIVPGLGDAGDRLYGAAE is encoded by the coding sequence ATGCGTCTCCACGTCGTCGACCACCCCCTGGTCGCCCACAAGCTCACCACGCTGCGCGACGAGCGCACGGACTCCGCGACCTTCCGCCGGCTGGCCGACGAACTGGTCACCCTGCTCGCCTACGAGGCCACGCGTGATGTGCGCACCGAGCAGGTCGACATCAACACGCCGGTCGCCCGGACCACCGGCGTCAAGCTCTCGTACCCGCGTCCGCTGGTCGTGCCGATCCTGCGGGCCGGACTCGGCATGCTGGACGGCATGATGCGGCTGCTGCCCACCGCCGAGGTCGGCTTCATGGGCATGATCCGCAACGAGGAGACGCTCGAGGCGTCCACGTACGCGACGCGCATGCCGGAGGACCTGCTGGGCCGCCAGGTGTACGTGCTGGACCCGATGCTGGCCACCGGCGGCACCCTGGTCGCCGCGATCCGCGAGCTGATCCGCCGGGGCGCGGACGACGTGACGGCCGTGGTGCTGCTGGCCGCTCCCGAGGGCGTGGAGCTCATGGAGCGCGAGCTCGCGGGCACCCCGGTCACCGTCGTCACGGCGGCGGTCGACGACCACCTGAACGAGCACGGGTACATCGTCCCCGGCCTGGGCGACGCGGGCGACCGCCTGTACGGCGCGGCCGAATGA
- a CDS encoding type II toxin-antitoxin system VapB family antitoxin — MIFKRIGNGRPYPDHGRESTRQWADVAPRPVRLDQLVTTKQQLDLETLLAEDSTFYGDLFAHVVKWQGDLYLEDGLHRAVRAALQQRQVLHARVLELD; from the coding sequence GTGATCTTCAAGCGCATCGGAAACGGCCGGCCGTACCCCGACCACGGCCGGGAAAGCACCCGGCAGTGGGCGGACGTCGCGCCGCGCCCGGTCCGCCTCGATCAGCTGGTGACCACGAAGCAGCAGCTCGACCTGGAAACCCTGCTCGCGGAGGACTCCACCTTCTACGGCGACCTCTTCGCGCACGTCGTGAAGTGGCAGGGCGACCTGTATCTGGAGGACGGTCTGCACCGCGCGGTGCGGGCGGCGCTCCAGCAGCGGCAGGTCCTGCACGCGCGCGTGCTCGAACTGGACTGA
- a CDS encoding PPOX class F420-dependent oxidoreductase, with the protein MAPNIATNTKVSLDELLDFVRPRHRAILLTRRADGGSQASPLTCGVDDSGRIVVSTYPERAKTRNAKRDERVGVLVLSDDWNGPWVQVDGTAEVIDAPDSVEPLVEYYRNIAGEHPDWDEYRRAMLKQGKSIIRVTPTRWGPVATGGFPARLVADQ; encoded by the coding sequence ATGGCACCGAACATCGCGACGAACACCAAGGTCTCCCTGGACGAGCTGCTGGACTTCGTACGGCCCCGGCACCGCGCGATCCTGCTGACCCGGCGCGCCGACGGCGGCTCCCAGGCCTCGCCGCTGACCTGCGGGGTCGACGACTCGGGGCGGATCGTCGTCTCGACCTACCCCGAGCGGGCCAAGACCCGTAACGCCAAGCGGGACGAGCGGGTCGGCGTCCTCGTGCTCAGCGACGACTGGAACGGGCCGTGGGTCCAGGTCGACGGCACGGCCGAGGTGATCGACGCGCCCGACTCCGTCGAGCCGCTCGTGGAGTACTACCGCAACATCGCCGGTGAGCACCCGGACTGGGACGAGTACCGCCGGGCCATGCTGAAGCAGGGCAAGTCGATCATCCGGGTCACGCCGACGCGCTGGGGTCCGGTCGCCACCGGCGGCTTCCCGGCCCGGCTGGTCGCCGACCAGTAG
- a CDS encoding HhH-GPD-type base excision DNA repair protein gives MDVTLHLSQDPEADELLGRSPLAALVGMLLDQQVPMEWAFKGPRTIADRLGADDLDAHDIAAQDPEAFAALLSEKPAVHRYPGSMAKRVQQLCQYLVEHYDGDAGAVWKGVGSGKELLGRLQELPGFGKQKAQIFLALLGKQLGVRPTGWREAAGAYGEPKSFRSVADITGPESLVKVRAHKQEMKAAAKAAKATKAAEAAG, from the coding sequence ATGGACGTCACCCTTCACCTCTCCCAGGACCCCGAGGCCGACGAGCTCCTCGGGCGGTCCCCGCTCGCCGCGCTGGTCGGGATGCTGCTGGACCAGCAGGTTCCGATGGAGTGGGCGTTCAAGGGACCCCGCACGATCGCCGACCGCCTCGGCGCCGACGACCTGGACGCCCACGACATCGCCGCCCAGGACCCCGAGGCCTTCGCCGCGCTGCTCTCCGAGAAGCCGGCCGTGCACCGCTACCCCGGCTCCATGGCCAAGCGCGTCCAGCAGCTCTGCCAGTACCTGGTCGAGCACTACGACGGTGACGCCGGCGCCGTGTGGAAGGGCGTCGGCAGCGGCAAGGAGCTGCTCGGACGGCTCCAGGAGCTGCCCGGCTTCGGGAAGCAGAAGGCGCAGATCTTCCTCGCGCTGCTGGGCAAGCAGCTCGGAGTGCGGCCCACCGGCTGGCGGGAGGCGGCCGGCGCCTACGGCGAGCCGAAGTCCTTCCGGTCCGTCGCCGACATCACCGGCCCGGAGTCCCTGGTGAAGGTGCGGGCGCACAAACAGGAGATGAAGGCGGCGGCGAAGGCCGCGAAAGCCACGAAGGCGGCGGAGGCGGCCGGTTAG
- a CDS encoding LytR C-terminal domain-containing protein, which yields MGGKYRITGDKYPRMRPHRRRGRLAVVVVACGAVLGVAGWGTLQLIDVFTGGGGTATAAGTGCPARTKASPAASASAVAAAGVGAVPKPAQITVNVFNATTRSGLAKTTADELRKRGFKIGEVGNAAKQYDKKVAGAGILLGPASSLNTSLPVLATQLTAAERRTDAARAGTAVDLIIGNRFKALTSPAASVKALTALAAPQPTPSTKKGC from the coding sequence ATGGGCGGCAAGTACCGGATCACGGGGGACAAGTACCCCCGTATGCGCCCCCACCGACGCCGCGGCCGACTGGCCGTCGTGGTCGTCGCCTGCGGTGCCGTACTGGGCGTGGCCGGCTGGGGCACGCTCCAGCTCATCGACGTCTTCACGGGCGGCGGGGGGACGGCCACGGCAGCCGGTACCGGCTGCCCGGCCCGGACGAAGGCGAGCCCCGCGGCCTCCGCGTCGGCCGTCGCCGCAGCCGGCGTGGGCGCGGTGCCCAAGCCCGCGCAGATCACCGTGAACGTCTTCAACGCCACCACCCGCAGCGGCCTGGCCAAGACCACCGCGGACGAGCTGCGGAAACGTGGCTTCAAGATCGGCGAGGTGGGCAACGCCGCGAAGCAGTACGACAAGAAGGTCGCCGGTGCCGGGATACTGCTCGGCCCCGCGTCCTCGCTGAACACCTCGCTGCCCGTGCTCGCCACGCAGCTGACCGCCGCCGAGCGCCGCACCGACGCCGCACGGGCGGGGACGGCGGTCGACCTGATCATCGGCAACCGGTTCAAGGCGCTGACCAGCCCCGCGGCCTCGGTCAAGGCGCTGACGGCCCTGGCCGCGCCGCAGCCGACGCCGTCCACCAAGAAGGGCTGCTAG
- a CDS encoding MarR family winged helix-turn-helix transcriptional regulator, with protein MAGQAQYEELARQLSAVGAVKRDLGRILPQDCSAGSAGVLALLGRHGDLRMSALSELLAVDMSVTSRHAAHLADRGWVERSPDPADKRSRILHLTPEGRTMLAELSRRSTELLAERLDDWTDAEIGRLIGLLTRLRASFGDCRTIAHRPPLPPAPPPPVPVSEQAPTTRTPAQAT; from the coding sequence ATGGCCGGGCAGGCGCAGTACGAGGAGCTGGCGCGTCAGCTCAGCGCCGTCGGGGCGGTGAAGCGGGACCTCGGGCGGATCCTGCCGCAGGACTGCTCCGCCGGCTCGGCGGGCGTGCTGGCGCTCCTCGGCCGCCACGGCGATCTGCGCATGAGCGCACTCTCCGAGCTGCTGGCCGTGGACATGTCCGTGACCAGCCGCCATGCGGCACACCTCGCCGACCGCGGCTGGGTCGAACGCTCCCCCGACCCGGCGGACAAGCGCTCCCGCATCCTGCACCTCACCCCCGAGGGCCGCACGATGCTCGCCGAGCTGTCCCGCCGGAGCACCGAGCTGCTCGCGGAGCGGCTGGACGACTGGACCGACGCCGAGATCGGCCGGCTCATCGGGCTGCTGACCCGGCTGCGTGCCAGCTTCGGCGACTGCCGGACGATCGCGCACCGGCCGCCGCTCCCGCCCGCACCCCCGCCTCCCGTTCCCGTAAGCGAACAGGCACCGACCACCCGTACACCCGCACAAGCGACGTAA
- a CDS encoding TetR/AcrR family transcriptional regulator, translating to MAETARGAAHHSVWLDGKARRRGRGGGQPSGLDRDRITEVTVRLLDAEGLAKFSMRRLAAELNVTAMSVYWYVDTKDDLLELALDTAFGELTELPDPADEDADWRDQLRALATQYRELLVRHPWLSPLAGRYLNIGPNSVVFSRTVQRVVLRTGLPAHGITGAISAVFQFVYGYGTIEGHFFARVADTGLSPDEYFRQAMTATAGAPQTAEIIEESKNLMAARGGDTVEEMMSRDFTFALDLLVAGIEAMVRRG from the coding sequence ATGGCCGAGACCGCCAGGGGCGCCGCACACCACAGTGTGTGGCTGGACGGCAAGGCGCGCCGACGCGGCCGCGGCGGAGGCCAGCCCTCGGGGCTCGACCGGGACCGGATCACCGAGGTCACCGTGCGGCTGCTGGACGCCGAGGGACTCGCCAAGTTCTCCATGCGGCGGCTGGCGGCCGAGCTGAACGTCACCGCGATGTCCGTGTACTGGTACGTCGACACCAAGGACGACCTGCTCGAACTCGCCCTGGACACCGCCTTCGGCGAGTTGACGGAGCTGCCCGACCCGGCGGACGAGGACGCCGACTGGCGGGACCAGCTGCGGGCGCTGGCCACGCAGTACCGCGAGCTGCTGGTGCGCCACCCGTGGCTGTCCCCGCTGGCCGGCCGCTATCTCAACATCGGCCCGAACTCCGTCGTCTTCTCCCGCACGGTCCAGCGGGTCGTGCTGCGCACCGGCCTGCCGGCGCACGGCATCACGGGCGCGATCTCGGCCGTCTTCCAGTTCGTGTACGGCTACGGCACGATCGAGGGCCACTTCTTCGCACGGGTCGCGGACACCGGCCTGAGCCCGGACGAGTACTTCCGGCAGGCCATGACCGCGACGGCGGGGGCCCCGCAGACCGCCGAGATCATCGAGGAGTCGAAGAACCTCATGGCGGCCCGCGGCGGCGACACGGTCGAGGAGATGATGAGCCGCGACTTCACCTTCGCCCTGGACCTGCTGGTCGCGGGCATCGAGGCGATGGTCCGACGCGGCTGA
- a CDS encoding MFS transporter codes for MTSSPARAPAPSLPGSASGHPRRWLILGVICLAQLTVLLDNTVLNVAIPSLTRELDAATTDIQWMINAYSLVQSGLLLTAGSAADRYGRKRMLIAGLVLFGVGSLAAGLAQSTAQLIAARAGMGVGGALLVTTTLAVVMQVFVAEEQPKAIGIWAAVNSLGFATGPLIGGLVLDHFRWGVIFLINLPVAALGLVAVVTLVPETRNPQGDRPDLLGAFLSTVGTTSLVFAIISGPSHGWTSARVLVSAGLAAVVLALFAYWEARIPYPMLDLAFFRDRRFTGAVAGAVLVTFGMGGALFLLTQQLQFVLGYGPLEAGLRTAPLALTVVALNFTGLSAKVMARLGGPVSVLVGMALVAGGLTAVATLASEGYPGMLAGLLLIGAGTSVASPAMAYAIMSSIPPAKAGVGAGVNGTLAEFGSGLGVAVLGAVLNARFAAVSLPVALAAADSVAEKARVVDSFSSGLEVSLLIGAAAVLLGGVVAATLLTRAEREKSPPVPATP; via the coding sequence ATGACCTCCTCCCCCGCCCGGGCCCCGGCCCCCTCCCTGCCGGGCAGCGCCTCGGGCCACCCCCGGCGCTGGCTGATCCTCGGTGTCATCTGCCTCGCGCAGCTCACCGTGCTGCTCGACAACACCGTGCTGAACGTCGCGATCCCCTCGCTCACCCGGGAACTGGACGCGGCCACCACCGACATCCAGTGGATGATCAACGCCTACTCGCTGGTGCAGTCCGGTCTGCTGCTCACCGCCGGCAGCGCCGCCGACCGCTACGGCCGCAAGAGGATGCTGATCGCGGGCCTGGTCCTGTTCGGCGTCGGTTCGCTGGCGGCCGGCCTCGCGCAGAGCACCGCCCAGCTGATCGCGGCGCGGGCCGGCATGGGGGTGGGCGGGGCGCTGCTGGTCACCACCACCCTCGCCGTGGTGATGCAGGTCTTCGTGGCCGAGGAGCAGCCGAAGGCGATCGGCATCTGGGCCGCTGTGAACTCGCTCGGCTTCGCGACCGGACCCCTGATCGGCGGTCTGGTGCTCGACCACTTCCGGTGGGGCGTGATCTTCCTGATCAACCTGCCGGTGGCGGCGCTGGGCCTGGTGGCCGTCGTCACCCTGGTCCCCGAGACGAGGAACCCGCAGGGCGACCGTCCCGACCTGCTCGGCGCCTTCCTGTCGACGGTCGGTACGACCTCGCTCGTCTTCGCGATCATCTCCGGCCCCTCGCACGGCTGGACGTCGGCACGGGTCCTGGTGAGCGCGGGGCTGGCGGCCGTCGTCCTCGCCCTGTTCGCCTACTGGGAGGCGAGGATCCCGTACCCCATGCTCGACCTGGCGTTCTTCCGCGACCGGCGGTTCACGGGCGCGGTCGCCGGCGCGGTGCTGGTCACCTTCGGGATGGGCGGCGCGCTGTTCCTGCTCACCCAGCAGCTCCAGTTCGTCCTCGGCTACGGCCCCCTGGAGGCGGGCCTGCGCACCGCGCCGCTGGCGCTGACCGTGGTGGCCCTCAACTTCACCGGACTGTCGGCGAAGGTGATGGCCAGGCTCGGCGGACCGGTGTCCGTGCTGGTGGGGATGGCACTGGTGGCGGGCGGACTGACGGCCGTCGCCACCCTCGCCTCCGAGGGCTACCCGGGCATGCTGGCCGGGCTGCTGCTCATCGGCGCGGGGACGTCGGTCGCCAGTCCGGCGATGGCGTACGCGATCATGAGCTCGATCCCGCCGGCGAAGGCGGGCGTGGGCGCGGGCGTCAACGGGACGCTGGCGGAGTTCGGCAGCGGGCTGGGGGTCGCCGTGCTCGGTGCCGTGCTGAACGCGCGGTTCGCGGCGGTGTCCCTGCCGGTGGCGCTCGCGGCGGCGGACTCGGTGGCGGAGAAGGCGCGCGTGGTCGACTCCTTCTCCTCCGGGCTGGAGGTCAGCCTCCTGATCGGGGCGGCCGCCGTGCTCCTGGGCGGCGTGGTGGCCGCGACCCTGCTGACCCGGGCCGAGCGCGAGAAGTCCCCGCCGGTACCGGCCACCCCGTGA
- a CDS encoding RNA polymerase sigma factor SigF translates to MSADQGSSKVLTLAQSESAPSAPVEPVVLDVLDDVTAPEAAPAPALTATGAIDTRTLSRSLFLRLATLAEDSPERMYVRDTLIELNLPLVRYAAARFRSRNEPMEDIVQVGTIGLIKAIDRFDCERGVEFPTFAMPTVVGEIKRFFRDTSWSVRVPRRLQELRLALTKASDELSQKLDRSPTVAELAAVLGVSEEDVVDGLAVGNAYTASSLDSPAPEDDGGEGSLADRLGYEDTALEGVEYRESLKPLLAKLPPRERRIIMLRFFANMTQSQIGEEVGISQMHVSRLLTRTLAQLREGLISD, encoded by the coding sequence ATGTCCGCAGATCAGGGCAGCTCGAAGGTGCTCACGCTCGCACAGAGCGAGTCCGCGCCCAGCGCGCCTGTTGAGCCCGTCGTGCTCGACGTGCTCGACGACGTCACGGCTCCCGAGGCCGCTCCGGCCCCGGCCCTCACGGCCACGGGGGCCATCGACACCCGCACCCTGTCCCGCTCCCTGTTCCTGCGACTGGCCACCCTCGCCGAGGACAGCCCGGAGCGCATGTACGTCCGGGACACCCTCATCGAGCTCAACCTCCCCCTCGTGCGTTACGCGGCGGCACGCTTCCGCTCGCGCAACGAACCGATGGAGGACATCGTCCAGGTCGGCACCATCGGCCTGATCAAGGCGATCGACCGCTTCGACTGCGAACGGGGCGTGGAGTTCCCGACGTTCGCCATGCCGACGGTCGTGGGCGAGATCAAGCGCTTCTTCCGCGACACGTCGTGGTCGGTGCGCGTCCCGCGCCGTCTCCAGGAGCTGCGCCTGGCCCTCACCAAGGCCAGCGACGAGCTCTCCCAGAAGCTGGACCGGTCACCGACGGTCGCCGAACTCGCCGCGGTGCTGGGCGTGTCCGAGGAGGACGTGGTCGACGGCCTCGCGGTCGGCAACGCCTACACGGCCTCCTCGCTGGACTCCCCGGCCCCCGAGGACGACGGCGGCGAGGGCTCGCTGGCCGACCGCCTCGGCTACGAGGACACGGCCCTGGAGGGCGTGGAGTACCGGGAGTCGCTGAAGCCGCTGCTGGCCAAGCTCCCGCCGCGCGAGCGCCGCATCATCATGCTGCGCTTCTTCGCCAACATGACCCAGTCCCAGATCGGCGAGGAGGTCGGCATCTCGCAGATGCACGTCTCCCGTCTCCTGACCCGGACCCTGGCGCAGCTGCGCGAGGGGCTCATCTCCGACTAG
- the tadA gene encoding tRNA adenosine(34) deaminase TadA, giving the protein MRLALDEARLAARDQDVPVGAVVLAPDGTTVLARGHNEREAGGDPTAHAEVLAVRRAAAALGEWRLSGCTLVVTLEPCTMCAGALVQSRVDRVVYGARDEKAGAAGSLWDVVRDRRLNHRPEVVEGVLAEECAGLLTEFFRDR; this is encoded by the coding sequence ATGCGGCTCGCCCTGGACGAGGCACGGCTGGCCGCCCGGGACCAGGACGTCCCGGTCGGCGCCGTCGTGCTGGCCCCGGACGGCACGACGGTCCTCGCCCGGGGCCACAACGAACGTGAGGCCGGCGGCGATCCCACGGCCCACGCGGAGGTGCTCGCCGTCCGGCGGGCGGCCGCCGCGCTGGGCGAGTGGCGGCTGTCCGGCTGCACGCTGGTGGTGACCCTCGAACCGTGCACGATGTGCGCGGGCGCGCTCGTGCAGTCCCGGGTGGACCGGGTCGTCTACGGCGCCCGCGACGAGAAGGCGGGCGCCGCCGGCTCGCTCTGGGACGTCGTCCGCGACCGGCGGCTCAACCACCGCCCCGAGGTCGTCGAGGGCGTCCTCGCCGAAGAGTGCGCGGGCCTGCTCACGGAGTTCTTCCGCGACCGGTGA
- a CDS encoding Dabb family protein: protein MIRHLVLFKLNEGVRRDDPRVVEGEAAFRSLGGLIEELRFWELGWNISDRPIAYDFAINSAVEDADALKRYIEHPAHQAGVALWREFATWVVADYEF, encoded by the coding sequence ATGATCCGCCACCTGGTCCTTTTCAAGCTCAACGAGGGCGTCCGGCGCGACGACCCCCGGGTCGTGGAGGGCGAGGCCGCCTTCCGGTCGCTCGGCGGCCTGATCGAGGAGCTGCGCTTCTGGGAGCTGGGCTGGAACATCAGCGACCGGCCCATCGCCTACGACTTCGCGATCAACTCCGCGGTCGAGGACGCCGACGCCCTGAAGCGGTACATCGAGCACCCGGCGCACCAGGCGGGCGTCGCACTGTGGCGGGAGTTCGCCACCTGGGTGGTCGCCGACTACGAGTTCTGA
- a CDS encoding siderophore-interacting protein — MAQGRGWEGTVLRLMRAKDFTLTVTGVEEVTGEYRRLLLSDGGLLAATGVHPTIWIRLWFENAGRPHQRAYTLVDPDPAAGAFALEFALHEGAASDWARAAKPGDTIEATVQGTGFEPPAPAPSHVLVIGDPASLPAINSLLGTGEGALGSAPATVWFEGSPDGADGGLPFRTDPARHEIRHVVRADAGAALVERVRAELPALLAATTDPYVWIACDTRTTRTLSAYVRKELGLPKERLHALGYWRAS; from the coding sequence ATGGCGCAGGGGCGGGGCTGGGAGGGCACGGTCCTCAGACTGATGCGTGCGAAGGACTTCACGCTCACGGTCACGGGCGTGGAGGAGGTCACCGGCGAGTACCGCCGGCTGCTCCTCTCGGACGGCGGGCTGCTCGCCGCGACCGGCGTCCACCCCACGATCTGGATCCGGCTCTGGTTCGAGAACGCGGGCCGGCCCCACCAGCGGGCCTACACCCTGGTCGACCCCGACCCGGCGGCCGGCGCCTTCGCCCTGGAGTTCGCGCTGCACGAGGGCGCGGCCAGCGACTGGGCGCGGGCGGCGAAGCCCGGTGACACCATCGAGGCGACCGTCCAGGGCACCGGCTTCGAACCGCCCGCCCCGGCCCCCTCGCACGTCCTCGTGATCGGCGACCCGGCCTCGCTGCCCGCCATCAACTCCCTGCTCGGCACGGGAGAGGGGGCGCTCGGCTCGGCGCCCGCGACCGTCTGGTTCGAGGGCTCGCCCGACGGCGCGGACGGCGGCCTCCCCTTCCGCACCGACCCCGCGCGCCACGAGATACGGCACGTGGTGAGGGCCGACGCCGGCGCCGCTCTCGTGGAACGCGTGAGGGCCGAGCTGCCCGCCCTCCTGGCGGCCACCACCGACCCGTACGTCTGGATCGCCTGCGACACCCGCACCACCAGGACGCTGTCGGCCTACGTGCGCAAGGAACTCGGCCTCCCCAAGGAGCGGCTGCACGCGCTCGGGTACTGGCGCGCGAGCTGA
- a CDS encoding RNA polymerase sigma factor SigF yields MTVSASTAPPQEEAPRASTPAPAQAPALEAVPEPAPDTAPEVPPERRRGADTRALTQLLFGELKELRPGTPEHNRVRGALIEANLPLVRYAAARFRSRNEPMEDVVQVGTIGLINAIDRFDPDRGVQFPTFAMPTVIGEIKRYFRDNVRTVHVPRRLHELWVQVNSATEDLTTAFGRTPTTAEIAERLRIGEDEVLSCIEAGRSYHATSLEAAQEGDGLPGLLDRLGYEDPALDGVEHRDLVRHLLVQLPEREQRILLLRYYSNLTQSQISAELGVSQMHVSRLLARSFQRLRSANRIEA; encoded by the coding sequence TTGACCGTGTCGGCCAGTACTGCGCCACCTCAGGAAGAGGCTCCCCGGGCGTCCACCCCGGCACCGGCACAGGCGCCCGCCCTGGAGGCCGTCCCGGAACCCGCCCCGGACACCGCCCCGGAAGTGCCTCCCGAGCGGCGCCGCGGTGCCGACACCCGGGCGCTGACCCAGCTGCTCTTCGGCGAGCTCAAGGAGCTCCGGCCCGGCACGCCGGAGCACAACCGGGTGCGCGGGGCGCTCATCGAGGCCAACCTGCCGCTCGTGCGCTACGCGGCCGCCCGCTTCCGCTCCCGCAACGAACCGATGGAGGACGTCGTCCAGGTCGGCACCATCGGCCTGATCAACGCCATCGACCGGTTCGACCCGGACCGGGGCGTGCAGTTCCCGACGTTCGCCATGCCGACGGTCATCGGCGAGATCAAGCGGTACTTCCGCGACAACGTCCGCACGGTCCACGTACCGCGCCGGCTGCACGAGCTGTGGGTGCAGGTCAACAGCGCGACGGAGGACCTGACGACCGCGTTCGGCCGCACCCCGACCACGGCCGAGATCGCCGAACGGCTGCGCATCGGCGAGGACGAGGTGCTCTCCTGCATCGAGGCCGGCCGGTCGTACCACGCCACCTCGCTGGAAGCGGCCCAGGAGGGCGACGGCCTGCCCGGCCTGCTGGACCGGCTCGGCTACGAGGACCCCGCGCTGGACGGCGTGGAGCACCGCGACCTCGTACGCCACCTCCTGGTCCAGCTCCCCGAGCGCGAGCAGCGCATCCTCCTGCTGCGCTACTACAGCAACCTCACGCAGTCCCAGATCAGCGCGGAACTCGGGGTCTCGCAGATGCACGTGTCCCGGCTGCTCGCGCGCAGCTTCCAGCGGCTCCGCTCGGCCAACCGCATCGAGGCGTGA
- a CDS encoding YceI family protein, which translates to MGLTAKIRTRDGWAVSHAVVTVTDMAGGQVLRAEADGEGAVRDATELSPGAYTVIVTAVGYAPAAASAIVTAGGRRIEAGTVTLARQGGTELPPPGPWTVDPAHSAVGAVAQHLGISSVRGRFTEFSAAIEIAADDVGASRVEAVIRAASIDTGNALRDTHLRSADFLDVEKYPEITYRSAGLTPAGPDRWTVHGELTLHGVARPVDLDLSYLGTGSDPWGGTRAAFRATADLHREDFAMNYNQVVQAGVAAIGTTLKVELDVQAVQGDALPQV; encoded by the coding sequence ATGGGACTGACCGCGAAGATCCGTACGCGGGACGGGTGGGCCGTGTCGCACGCGGTCGTCACGGTGACCGACATGGCGGGCGGCCAGGTGCTGCGCGCCGAGGCGGACGGGGAAGGGGCCGTCCGGGACGCGACCGAGCTCTCCCCGGGGGCGTACACGGTGATCGTCACGGCCGTCGGGTACGCGCCCGCGGCCGCCAGCGCGATCGTGACCGCCGGGGGACGGCGGATCGAGGCGGGGACCGTCACCCTGGCCAGGCAGGGCGGCACGGAACTGCCCCCGCCCGGGCCCTGGACGGTCGACCCGGCGCACTCCGCCGTCGGCGCGGTCGCACAGCACCTGGGCATCTCCAGCGTGCGCGGGAGGTTCACCGAGTTCTCGGCGGCCATCGAGATCGCGGCGGACGACGTCGGCGCCTCCCGCGTGGAGGCGGTCATCCGGGCGGCCTCCATCGACACCGGCAACGCCCTGCGCGACACCCACCTGCGCTCGGCGGACTTCCTGGACGTGGAGAAGTACCCGGAGATCACCTACCGTTCCGCCGGTCTCACCCCGGCGGGGCCGGACCGCTGGACCGTGCACGGCGAGCTGACCCTGCACGGTGTCGCCCGGCCGGTCGACCTGGACCTCTCCTACCTGGGCACCGGCTCCGACCCCTGGGGCGGCACCCGGGCCGCCTTCCGGGCCACGGCCGACCTGCACCGCGAGGACTTCGCGATGAACTACAACCAGGTCGTGCAGGCGGGCGTCGCGGCCATCGGCACGACCCTGAAGGTGGAGCTCGACGTCCAGGCGGTGCAGGGGGACGCGCTGCCCCAGGTGTGA